A stretch of Besnoitia besnoiti strain Bb-Ger1 chromosome V, whole genome shotgun sequence DNA encodes these proteins:
- a CDS encoding hypothetical protein (encoded by transcript BESB_061630), with amino-acid sequence MNFPSVGLRRVENRFDEQIAHYLRKKQQLRHLKEALDEMPEGEFCTFHPAVNPPPKYLQNCPRRTRAPNDPLVILERFCSQLTEDREYPKLVEAIRECTFQPNIHKFVAKEKKTQQAVVEIQSEAKADAKKCAVGVAQGKLGAAKGRSGEFDDAVDGSPSTQNRVDSLFNTLDQPFNYIFAADIKQWLKTEADNYSASDEEAVEKKKQQGWKRWEVEGRTPQYRGPFKDRSRQRLLAQGSGELVVDTQEVAHTRTPSVAPKRRSTPYNEWVDGLRGGYVPNDMDFHVGPSERGNEKKLERYEMRDWSRYIRLDERAVETRVIPNEEIIDAICESELPSAVPPPPTIWVRRRRWVPGAERGPDAATYTATHFHTGDEQVAGLVPAGKPAALTRQQAKAFKKPFPQPEPTTFVVPTPLKLDRLRQKYRLYMQLRNGTEVGEIRTPPRVVALRKDVLKDIEAEVLREPPSLVLADADGDSSAPSTAETDESDSEAGAI; translated from the exons ATGAACTTTCCGTCTGTAGGCTTGAGAAGAGTGGAGAACCGGTTCGACGAGCAAATCGCCCACTACCTTCGAAAGAAGCAGCAACTGCGCCACTTGAAGGAGGCGCTCGACGAAATGCCCGAAGGCGAATTCTGTACCTTCCATCCAGCTGTGAATCCTCCTCCAAAGTACCTTCAGAATTGCCCtcgccgcacgcgggcgccgaacGATCCCTTGGTCATCCTCGAGCGCTTCTGCAGCCAGCTCACAGAAGACCGCGAATACCCCAAGCTAGTGGAGGCGATCCGAGAATGCACGTTTCAGCCCAACATACACAAATTCGtcgcgaaggagaaaaaaacgcaacaGGCCGTGGTGGAAATTCAGTCCGAGGCCAAAGCTGACGCCAAAAAGTGCGCAGTGGGCGTCGCTCAAGGCAAGCTCGGGGCAGCCAAAGGCCGTTCAGGGGAATTTGACGACGCCGTCGACGGCTCACCCAGCACCCAGAATCGCGTTGATTCTCTCTTCAACACTCTCGACCAGCCTTTCAACTATATATTCGCGGCGGATATTAAGCAGTGGCTGAAGACTGAGGCGGACAACTACAGCGCTTCGGACGAAGAG GCCgtggaaaagaagaagcaacAAGGATGGAAGCGGTGGGAAGTGGAGGGTCGGACTCCCCAGTACCGGGGCCCCTTCAAGGACCGGTCTCGCCAGAGACTTCTCGCCcaaggcagcggcgagctgGTGGTCGACACGCAGGAGGTGGCACACACGAGGACGCCTTCAGTGGCTCCCAAGCGCCGCTCAACGCCTTACAACGA GTGGGTAGacggcctgcgaggcggaTACGTACCTAACGATATGGACTTCCACGTGGGCCCCTCGGAACGAGGAAACGAGAAGAAACTGGAAAGATACGAAATGCGAGACTGGAGTCGCTACATTCGCCTCGACGAGCGGGCGGTAGAGACGCGTGTGATTCCGAACGAGGAGATCATCGACGCCATATGCGAGTCAGAGCTGCCCTCCGCAG tgccgcctccgccgacgaTTTGGGTGCGACGACGCCGGTGGGTGCCCGGCGCCGAACGGGGTCCCGACGCGGCGACTTACACCGCGACGCACTTCCACACGGGCGACGAGCAGGTCGCGGGCCTTGTGCCGGCTGGAAAGCCCGCGGCGCTTACTcggcagcaggcgaaggcctTCAAGAAGCCGTTCCCGCAGCCTGAGCCGACGACCTTTGTGGTGCCGACGCCCCTTAAGCTCGATCGCCTGCGGCAAAAGTACCGACTATACATGCAGCTGCGAAACGGCACAGAAGTTGGCGAGatccgcacgccgccgcgagtcgTTGCCCTTCGCAAAGACGTGCTCAAAGACATCGAAGCCGAGGTCCTGCGCGAGCCGCCTTCCCTCGTGCTAGCCGACGCCGATGGAGACTCCTCAGCGCCCAGTACTGCTGAGACTGACGAGTCGGATTCCGAGGCCGGTGCAATTTGA